A genomic stretch from uncultured Pseudodesulfovibrio sp. includes:
- a CDS encoding DMT family transporter produces the protein MTWFLFSICAAFLMASNSAYMKRFFSDVSPWEMSIIPYFYSMPMCAVGLFFIDIPDIGPAFFPALMWVLPLLMIAIVLHYRAIHMSPLSLTLPFLSFTPVFVLFTGDLILDEKISTPGIIGMMLVVAGGYVLNLDSAKSNLFGPIKAIFREPGSAIMLVVAALYGLCSAGGKVLILNSSPMFAAMVIFGLYGLLLTTILVAVGKASLRTILRKPLLGIGTGLIVYAEILFHNLAISMVAAAYMITIKRMSGIFSVFYGWILFKEHGIRYRFAGTVIMTIGAAVIALYG, from the coding sequence ATGACATGGTTCCTGTTCTCCATATGCGCCGCTTTTTTGATGGCTTCCAACTCAGCTTACATGAAACGGTTTTTCTCTGATGTTTCACCGTGGGAAATGAGCATTATTCCTTACTTTTATTCTATGCCCATGTGTGCTGTAGGCCTATTCTTCATCGACATACCTGACATCGGTCCCGCATTCTTCCCCGCCCTTATGTGGGTTCTACCCTTACTCATGATCGCCATTGTTCTGCATTACAGGGCCATTCACATGTCGCCGCTTTCTCTCACCCTGCCCTTCCTGAGCTTCACGCCAGTCTTCGTCCTGTTCACCGGAGACCTCATACTTGATGAAAAAATCAGCACACCCGGAATAATTGGCATGATGCTCGTCGTTGCAGGCGGTTACGTCCTTAATCTCGACAGTGCAAAAAGCAACCTGTTTGGCCCTATCAAAGCTATTTTTCGAGAACCAGGGTCAGCTATCATGCTCGTGGTGGCCGCCTTATACGGCTTGTGTTCAGCAGGTGGCAAAGTATTGATTCTCAACTCATCACCGATGTTTGCGGCCATGGTCATATTCGGGCTCTACGGTCTCCTGCTGACGACGATTCTTGTCGCCGTGGGCAAAGCGTCACTCAGGACGATTCTTCGTAAACCACTTTTGGGTATAGGGACCGGACTCATCGTATACGCTGAAATACTCTTCCACAACCTGGCCATATCCATGGTGGCCGCAGCATATATGATAACCATCAAGCGCATGTCAGGAATTTTCTCTGTCTTTTATGGATGGATTCTGTTCAAGGAGCATGGCATTCGCTATCGATTCGCAGGCACAGTCATCATGACTATTGGGGCTGCTGTTATTGCACTCTACGGATAA
- a CDS encoding phosphatidylserine decarboxylase family protein, with protein sequence MLKPSVGVALEGLPYIIISAFTTLIFAMIDCWPMALIGLGLTCFIGHFFRDPERVGPEDAEAVSSPADGKVIKVTREIDPVSGEERQVIAIFMNVFNVHVNRMPVSGKVELIRYIPGKFFNASFDKASTDNERNVVVITGKGNQRFTMVQIAGLIARRIVCWAEPGDKLKRGERYGLIKFGSRVDLYIPDGYVPTVSVGQKVVAGETSLAVKR encoded by the coding sequence ATGTTGAAACCTTCTGTCGGCGTTGCTCTCGAAGGGCTGCCCTATATCATTATTTCTGCTTTCACCACGTTGATTTTTGCAATGATCGACTGCTGGCCCATGGCCCTTATAGGGCTTGGTCTTACCTGTTTTATCGGTCATTTTTTTCGTGATCCTGAACGGGTCGGCCCGGAAGACGCCGAGGCTGTGTCTTCTCCTGCCGATGGCAAGGTCATCAAGGTTACTCGTGAAATAGATCCTGTTTCCGGCGAAGAACGTCAGGTCATTGCTATTTTCATGAACGTCTTCAACGTGCATGTGAACCGCATGCCGGTCAGTGGCAAGGTTGAGCTTATTCGGTACATTCCGGGTAAATTCTTCAACGCATCTTTTGACAAGGCAAGCACTGACAACGAACGAAATGTCGTAGTTATCACGGGAAAGGGGAACCAGCGTTTTACCATGGTACAAATTGCCGGTCTTATTGCCCGCCGCATTGTCTGCTGGGCTGAGCCCGGCGACAAGCTCAAGCGCGGAGAGCGATATGGTCTGATCAAGTTCGGCTCAAGAGTTGACCTTTACATCCCGGATGGCTATGTACCAACTGTCAGCGTCGGTCAAAAGGTCGTCGCAGGCGAAACTTCCCTGGCTGTAAAACGATAG
- the pssA gene encoding CDP-diacylglycerol--serine O-phosphatidyltransferase yields the protein MVKEKKLPPHKSVYLLPNLLTTASLFIGFLGLTWAIQGDFASCALCILASCVFDGLDGKVARITNTTSEFGVQLDSLADLVAFGVVPAVMTYLWVLNDYGRLGLMAAFLFMTCGALRLARFNVQASSSSKKHFVGLPIPAAACTLATLVLFSDYVPAEYIHTVMPTSALVLVYVLSFFMVSTIRFYSFKELSSFKAHPFSWMVTAILIFSLVASRPKVLGFIIFLGYIISGPLYTVFLLSRRNKRLLRDGSQDEELN from the coding sequence ATGGTTAAAGAAAAAAAACTGCCACCTCATAAGAGCGTCTACCTCCTGCCAAACCTGCTGACTACTGCCAGCTTGTTTATCGGCTTTCTGGGACTGACTTGGGCTATTCAGGGCGATTTCGCCTCCTGTGCCCTGTGTATCCTGGCAAGCTGTGTTTTCGATGGTTTGGACGGTAAGGTCGCGCGCATCACCAATACCACCAGCGAGTTTGGGGTCCAGTTGGATTCTTTGGCTGACTTGGTGGCCTTTGGTGTCGTTCCGGCAGTCATGACCTATCTTTGGGTACTCAATGATTACGGCAGACTCGGTCTTATGGCCGCATTTCTGTTCATGACGTGCGGTGCTCTTCGTTTGGCCCGGTTTAACGTCCAGGCCTCGTCCTCTTCCAAGAAACATTTTGTGGGCCTTCCTATTCCTGCGGCAGCCTGTACTCTTGCCACATTAGTGCTTTTTTCCGATTATGTGCCGGCTGAGTATATTCATACAGTCATGCCCACCAGTGCATTGGTGTTGGTGTATGTGTTGTCTTTCTTTATGGTCAGCACCATTCGCTTCTACTCTTTCAAAGAGCTCAGCTCTTTTAAGGCCCATCCCTTCAGCTGGATGGTGACCGCAATTCTGATTTTTTCTTTGGTCGCGTCGCGTCCCAAAGTCCTCGGCTTCATTATTTTCCTGGGCTATATCATTTCCGGCCCTCTCTACACTGTTTTCCTACTATCCCGTCGCAACAAACGACTACTTAGGGATGGCTCACAGGACGAAGAGCTCAACTAG
- a CDS encoding 2-isopropylmalate synthase, producing the protein MADRVYVFDTTLRDGEQSPGATMNQDEKIRMAHQLETLGVDIIEAGFPIASQGDFEAVQAIARAVDTVQVAGLCRAVVGDIDRCWEAVKDAKNPRIHTFLATSEIHMKHKLGKTADEVIVMIDKAVRHAKQYTDNVEFSAEDASRSDWDFLVKVTEVAIEAGATVVNIPDTVGYTQPFEYYELIKYLKDNVKNVDDAILSVHCHNDLGSAVANTLAAIKAGARQVECTVLGIGERAGNAALEELVMAINTRKELYNVETNIKTEQLYPSCRRLSQIIGMPIPPNKAIVGANAFAHESGIHQDGVIKNRLTYEIMTPESIGRTSNDIVIGKHSGSHAVKNKAFELGYTLDDEQIQVLFKAVKDLADKKEQVFDEDVEALILESVYRRKDRFRLIDMSVFSGTGDVPPHAATVMEFGAKGKAEIKRNSSFGEGSIDAVFQSIYSMVGVAPKLEVYSVNAVTEGSDALASVAVRIAHDGTKSVGRANDADVVKASALAMINALNRMEKAKEER; encoded by the coding sequence ATGGCAGACAGAGTATACGTATTTGATACCACCTTGCGTGACGGTGAACAGTCTCCTGGTGCAACCATGAATCAGGATGAAAAAATCCGCATGGCGCATCAACTTGAAACATTGGGTGTTGATATTATTGAAGCGGGATTCCCCATTGCCAGCCAAGGTGATTTTGAGGCGGTTCAGGCCATAGCCAGAGCTGTTGATACCGTGCAGGTGGCTGGACTGTGTAGGGCTGTTGTCGGTGATATCGACCGTTGTTGGGAGGCTGTTAAGGACGCGAAAAATCCGCGTATTCATACCTTCCTTGCTACCAGTGAAATTCATATGAAGCATAAACTTGGCAAGACCGCTGACGAAGTGATCGTCATGATCGACAAGGCCGTACGACATGCCAAGCAGTATACAGATAACGTGGAGTTTTCTGCCGAGGACGCATCCCGTTCAGACTGGGATTTTCTGGTCAAGGTGACCGAAGTTGCTATCGAGGCCGGTGCCACTGTTGTCAATATCCCTGATACCGTCGGATACACTCAGCCTTTTGAGTATTATGAATTGATTAAATACCTGAAGGACAACGTGAAGAATGTGGACGATGCGATTTTGTCCGTCCATTGTCACAATGATCTCGGTTCAGCAGTGGCCAATACCTTGGCTGCGATAAAGGCCGGGGCCCGTCAGGTCGAGTGCACAGTGCTGGGCATCGGTGAACGTGCTGGTAATGCTGCACTTGAAGAATTGGTCATGGCCATCAACACCCGCAAGGAGTTGTACAATGTCGAGACCAATATCAAGACTGAACAGCTGTATCCATCCTGCCGTCGCCTGTCGCAGATTATCGGTATGCCCATCCCGCCGAACAAGGCGATCGTCGGTGCTAACGCCTTTGCACACGAGTCTGGTATTCATCAGGACGGCGTCATCAAGAATCGTTTGACGTATGAGATCATGACTCCGGAATCAATAGGCCGGACAAGTAATGATATTGTTATTGGTAAACACTCCGGTTCCCATGCGGTCAAGAATAAGGCCTTCGAATTGGGATATACGTTGGACGATGAACAGATTCAGGTGCTTTTCAAGGCGGTCAAGGATTTGGCTGATAAGAAAGAGCAGGTTTTTGACGAGGACGTTGAGGCTTTGATTCTCGAATCTGTGTATCGACGCAAGGATCGGTTCCGTTTGATTGATATGTCAGTGTTTTCCGGTACGGGGGATGTCCCGCCACATGCAGCTACAGTTATGGAGTTTGGTGCTAAAGGTAAGGCTGAAATCAAACGAAATAGCAGTTTCGGTGAGGGTTCCATTGACGCGGTGTTTCAGTCCATCTACTCAATGGTAGGTGTGGCGCCTAAACTTGAAGTGTATTCGGTAAACGCTGTGACCGAAGGGTCAGACGCCTTGGCGAGCGTGGCCGTTCGAATTGCGCACGATGGTACCAAGTCCGTCGGGCGCGCCAATGATGCCGATGTGGTCAAGGCGAGTGCTCTCGCCATGATCAACGCATTGAATCGCATGGAAAAAGCCAAAGAGGAGAGATAG
- the leuC gene encoding 3-isopropylmalate dehydratase large subunit has translation MGQTLAEKILQKHTDQEISGAGQIVQCRVDMVLANDITAPLAIKSFKAMGAKKVFDQDKISLVCDHFTPNKDIDSAEQVKVVREFAEEMGVTHYYECGEVGVEHALLPEKGIVGPGNVVVGADSHTCTYGGLGAFATGMGSTDIGAAMALGETWFKVPPTIKVNITGTPGEHVSAKDFVLNQIGQLGVAGALYKALEYSGEVVDAMSIEGRMTIANMAIEAGGKVGLFPVDEKTMEYARIAGFSGGEIMMPDADAEYERVLNIDVTGMAPQVACPHLPDNVKSVDETSGLKIHQAVIGSCTNGRIEDMRVAAAILKGRNVDPKVRCIILPATPAIWKACMREGLMEIFMDSGCIVGPPTCGPCLGGHMGILAGGERCIATTNRNFKGRMGSLEAEVFLSNPAVAAASAIAGEITNPAKL, from the coding sequence ATGGGGCAGACATTAGCTGAAAAAATATTGCAGAAACATACGGATCAGGAGATCTCCGGTGCCGGACAAATCGTCCAGTGTCGAGTTGATATGGTCCTGGCCAATGACATTACCGCGCCTTTGGCCATCAAGTCTTTCAAGGCGATGGGTGCGAAGAAAGTGTTTGATCAAGACAAGATTTCTCTGGTGTGTGATCATTTTACTCCTAACAAGGACATTGATTCTGCTGAGCAGGTCAAGGTTGTTCGTGAGTTCGCCGAAGAAATGGGTGTGACCCATTACTATGAATGTGGTGAAGTCGGCGTGGAACATGCCCTGTTGCCAGAGAAAGGCATTGTCGGTCCCGGAAATGTGGTGGTGGGGGCAGATTCCCACACCTGTACATACGGTGGCTTGGGTGCGTTCGCTACTGGCATGGGGTCAACGGACATTGGTGCAGCCATGGCTCTTGGTGAAACCTGGTTCAAGGTTCCGCCAACCATCAAGGTCAATATTACCGGCACCCCCGGTGAGCATGTCAGTGCCAAGGATTTCGTACTGAACCAGATAGGTCAGCTCGGCGTGGCTGGTGCGCTCTACAAGGCGTTGGAATATTCCGGTGAGGTCGTGGATGCTATGTCCATAGAAGGGCGTATGACCATTGCCAACATGGCTATTGAGGCAGGCGGCAAAGTCGGTTTATTCCCGGTCGATGAAAAGACCATGGAATACGCTAGGATTGCCGGGTTCTCTGGAGGGGAGATCATGATGCCGGACGCTGATGCCGAATATGAGCGTGTGTTGAATATCGATGTTACAGGCATGGCCCCGCAGGTTGCCTGTCCGCATCTGCCTGATAACGTCAAATCAGTGGATGAAACCAGTGGTTTGAAAATTCATCAGGCTGTCATCGGTTCATGTACCAATGGTCGCATCGAGGACATGCGTGTGGCCGCAGCCATTTTGAAAGGTCGTAATGTTGATCCCAAAGTCCGCTGCATTATCTTGCCTGCCACTCCCGCCATCTGGAAAGCATGCATGCGTGAAGGCCTGATGGAAATATTCATGGACTCAGGGTGTATTGTCGGTCCTCCGACCTGTGGCCCGTGTCTGGGTGGTCATATGGGTATCCTGGCCGGTGGTGAGCGGTGTATCGCGACCACCAATCGAAATTTCAAGGGGCGCATGGGTTCTCTTGAAGCGGAAGTTTTCCTGTCCAATCCCGCTGTGGCTGCTGCCAGTGCCATTGCCGGTGAGATCACCAATCCCGCGAAGCTGTAG
- the leuD gene encoding 3-isopropylmalate dehydratase small subunit (catalyzes the isomerization between 2-isopropylmalate and 3-isopropylmalate in leucine biosynthesis), whose amino-acid sequence MKVTGTAHKVGDHIDTDAIIPARFLVTTDSKVLGENCMEGLEAGWVKRVKINDVMVGGVNFGCGSSREHAPISILGAGIPVVVAHSFARIFYRNGFNMGLVLLEIGDDIDKFNDTDEIEVDTASGEIRNITTGETVQAAAVPPFMQEILDVGGLVEYVKKKLA is encoded by the coding sequence ATGAAAGTTACTGGAACTGCTCATAAAGTGGGCGACCATATAGATACTGATGCCATCATCCCGGCGCGTTTCCTTGTAACCACTGATTCCAAAGTACTTGGTGAGAATTGCATGGAAGGTTTGGAGGCCGGATGGGTCAAGCGGGTTAAGATAAACGACGTGATGGTCGGTGGTGTAAACTTTGGCTGTGGTTCCTCTCGTGAACACGCGCCCATCTCCATTCTGGGTGCAGGGATACCTGTCGTTGTTGCCCATAGTTTTGCCCGAATTTTCTACCGCAACGGTTTCAATATGGGGCTTGTATTGCTGGAGATCGGCGATGATATTGATAAGTTTAATGATACCGATGAGATCGAAGTGGACACTGCCTCTGGCGAAATCAGAAACATAACCACTGGCGAAACCGTGCAGGCCGCTGCCGTACCGCCGTTCATGCAGGAAATTCTGGATGTGGGTGGGCTTGTGGAATATGTAAAAAAGAAATTGGCTTAA